The Sphaerospermopsis torques-reginae ITEP-024 genome has a window encoding:
- a CDS encoding Ycf66 family protein → MLAYILALVVGIGSVAIYIAAFFFPEIHRKNDFIWSGVGLFYALVLWIFASRITGGLLLGHVASVALLVWFGWQTLSLRRQLTPEVQQTPVPSPELVKVSIQEQVSKFSLQEKLGQLSSLIANVFSGVKGKVQQTGSKKPVAPPEKPVVTIVDQTTLVAEQPSQTTSATQAVTVPAPETAASTAEVTEEVSQTEGVTVPAPETAASTAEVTEEVIFEGETVSAVTETETPEVAQVSEEVISQGETETKIKTVSEVTPPTPPTPELVAQAQEETEEKPPISVEEVAPDAVLAPPAEAPPEKLPPSEGTGS, encoded by the coding sequence ATGCTCGCCTATATCCTAGCGTTAGTAGTGGGAATTGGCAGTGTAGCTATTTACATAGCTGCTTTCTTTTTCCCGGAAATTCACCGCAAGAATGATTTTATTTGGAGTGGTGTGGGTTTATTTTACGCTTTGGTGTTATGGATTTTTGCATCACGCATTACTGGGGGCTTATTACTGGGTCATGTAGCTAGTGTGGCGCTTTTGGTGTGGTTTGGTTGGCAAACTCTTTCTCTGCGTCGTCAACTTACACCAGAGGTACAACAAACACCTGTTCCCAGTCCTGAGTTAGTTAAAGTGAGTATTCAAGAACAGGTATCTAAGTTTTCTTTACAGGAAAAGCTGGGACAGTTATCATCGTTAATTGCTAATGTTTTTAGTGGTGTTAAAGGTAAGGTACAGCAGACTGGGAGTAAAAAACCCGTTGCACCTCCAGAAAAACCTGTTGTGACAATTGTTGATCAGACTACTCTTGTTGCAGAACAACCAAGCCAAACAACATCTGCAACGCAAGCGGTAACTGTTCCCGCACCTGAAACGGCTGCATCAACAGCAGAAGTAACTGAGGAAGTTAGTCAAACTGAAGGGGTAACTGTTCCCGCACCTGAAACGGCTGCATCAACAGCAGAAGTAACTGAGGAAGTTATTTTTGAGGGTGAGACTGTTTCTGCTGTGACTGAGACAGAAACACCAGAAGTTGCACAGGTGAGTGAAGAAGTTATTTCTCAAGGTGAAACTGAAACTAAAATTAAAACTGTTTCAGAAGTGACACCTCCAACTCCTCCGACTCCTGAGTTAGTCGCACAAGCGCAAGAGGAAACCGAGGAAAAACCACCTATTTCTGTTGAGGAAGTCGCCCCAGATGCTGTACTTGCTCCCCCAGCAGAAGCACCACCGGAAAAATTACCACCCAGTGAAGGAACTGGGAGTTAG
- a CDS encoding 3'-5' exonuclease — MKLNLLKPLAFIDLETTGVDIIKDRIVQIAILKVFPDGREELKNQIINPTIPIPPTVSLVHGIYDEDVKDAPTFSEIAVDYLNFLDDSDLAGFNSNKFDIPLLVEEFLRAGLCLKLSGRNLVDVQSIFHTMERRNLRAAYRFYCGQDLEGAHDAAVDIRATYQVFKAQIQRYENVEYSNDGSPVPVPITNDIKVLSQLNTFNFLDPSNKLIYDEQKQAILFNFGKYKGQSLLEVFSKDPGYYDWMMNKGDFSLSTKKVLKRAWKAIHNSDNRKHIY; from the coding sequence ATGAAACTTAACTTATTAAAACCACTGGCGTTTATTGATTTAGAAACCACAGGAGTAGATATCATCAAAGATAGAATTGTACAAATTGCTATCCTCAAAGTATTTCCCGATGGAAGGGAAGAACTTAAAAACCAGATAATTAATCCCACAATTCCTATTCCTCCTACTGTTTCATTAGTACATGGAATTTATGATGAAGATGTAAAAGATGCGCCGACATTTTCAGAAATTGCTGTTGACTATTTAAATTTCCTTGATGATAGTGACTTGGCTGGTTTTAATTCCAATAAATTTGATATTCCTCTGCTGGTAGAAGAATTTTTACGTGCAGGACTTTGTTTAAAATTATCAGGTAGAAATTTAGTAGATGTGCAAAGTATTTTTCACACAATGGAAAGACGCAATTTAAGAGCAGCTTATAGGTTTTATTGTGGTCAAGATTTAGAAGGAGCGCATGATGCAGCAGTTGATATTCGTGCTACCTATCAAGTTTTTAAAGCACAAATTCAACGTTATGAAAATGTAGAATATAGTAATGATGGTTCTCCTGTTCCTGTACCAATTACCAATGATATTAAAGTTTTAAGTCAACTGAATACATTTAATTTTTTAGATCCTAGTAATAAATTGATTTATGATGAGCAGAAGCAAGCTATTTTGTTTAACTTTGGTAAATATAAAGGTCAGAGTTTGTTAGAAGTTTTTTCCAAAGATCCTGGTTATTATGACTGGATGATGAATAAAGGCGATTTTTCATTATCTACTAAGAAAGTTTTGAAAAGAGCTTGGAAAGCAATTCATAATTCAGACAACAGGAAACATATCTATTGA
- the gndA gene encoding NADP-dependent phosphogluconate dehydrogenase: MTLQSFGVIGLAVMGENIALNVERNGFPIAVYNRSREKTDAFMANRAGGRNVKAAYTLEEFVAALERPRKILVMVQAGKPVDAVIQQLKPLLQEGDIIIDGGNSWFEDTERRTQELEPTGLRYIGMGVSGGEEGALNGPSLMPGGTKSSYEYLSPIFNRIAAQVDDGPCVTYIGPGGSGHYVKMVHNGIEYGDMQLIAEAYDLLKNVGGLNAAQLHQVFAEWNKTDELNSFLIEITANIFPYVDPETKIPLVDLIVDAAGQKGTGRWTVQTALELGVAIPTITAAVNSRILSSIREERIAASQQLTGPAPTIFKDTKTFVNMVRDALYCSKICSYAQGMALISTASQAYNWGLNLGEMARIWKGGCIIRAGFLNKIKKAFDENPALPNLLLAPEFKQTILDRQAAWREIIVTAAKMGIPVPAFSASLDYFDSYRRARLPQNLTQAQRDYFGAHTYKRIDKEGTFHTEWVPIAEAKK; this comes from the coding sequence ATGACACTACAAAGCTTTGGTGTGATTGGATTAGCCGTTATGGGCGAAAATATCGCTCTAAACGTTGAGCGTAATGGCTTCCCAATTGCAGTTTACAACCGTTCCCGTGAAAAAACCGATGCCTTCATGGCCAACCGTGCTGGAGGACGGAATGTTAAAGCAGCTTATACCCTGGAAGAATTTGTCGCTGCATTAGAACGTCCCCGCAAAATCTTAGTCATGGTGCAAGCTGGTAAACCTGTTGATGCGGTAATTCAACAGCTTAAACCCTTACTGCAAGAAGGTGACATCATTATTGATGGTGGTAACTCTTGGTTTGAAGATACCGAAAGACGCACTCAAGAATTAGAACCCACTGGTTTACGCTATATCGGTATGGGTGTGAGTGGTGGTGAAGAAGGCGCGTTAAATGGTCCTTCTCTCATGCCCGGTGGTACAAAAAGCTCTTATGAGTATCTATCCCCCATTTTCAACAGAATCGCTGCACAAGTTGATGATGGTCCCTGTGTTACCTATATTGGACCTGGTGGATCTGGTCACTATGTAAAAATGGTTCACAACGGCATTGAGTACGGCGATATGCAGTTAATTGCAGAAGCTTACGATTTGCTGAAAAATGTCGGTGGTTTAAATGCTGCACAGCTACATCAAGTATTTGCAGAGTGGAATAAAACCGACGAACTCAATTCATTTTTGATTGAGATTACCGCGAATATTTTCCCCTACGTTGATCCAGAAACCAAGATACCTTTGGTTGATTTAATTGTTGACGCTGCGGGACAAAAAGGAACTGGTCGTTGGACTGTACAAACTGCTTTGGAATTAGGCGTTGCTATTCCTACAATTACTGCTGCTGTTAATTCCCGGATTCTCTCTTCAATTAGAGAAGAACGGATTGCCGCATCTCAACAATTAACTGGTCCTGCTCCCACAATCTTTAAAGATACAAAAACTTTTGTGAACATGGTGCGGGATGCACTTTATTGTTCCAAAATCTGTTCTTATGCTCAAGGTATGGCGTTAATTTCTACCGCTTCTCAAGCCTATAATTGGGGTCTGAATTTGGGTGAAATGGCTCGAATTTGGAAAGGTGGTTGTATTATTCGCGCTGGTTTCTTGAATAAGATTAAGAAAGCATTTGACGAAAATCCAGCATTACCTAACTTGTTGTTAGCACCTGAATTTAAGCAAACAATTCTGGATAGACAAGCTGCTTGGCGGGAAATTATTGTGACTGCTGCTAAAATGGGAATTCCTGTTCCTGCTTTTAGTGCTTCTCTCGATTATTTTGATAGCTACCGTCGCGCTCGTTTACCTCAAAACTTGACTCAAGCACAACGGGATTACTTCGGCGCTCATACTTACAAACGTATTGATAAGGAAGGAACTTTCCATACTGAGTGGGTCCCCATTGCTGAAGCTAAGAAGTAA
- a CDS encoding nucleotide exchange factor GrpE, whose protein sequence is MMNHSTPKPIIKRQEETVFERPKKKGDKSNFRSLKEAFDLETLEKNLWGQFLLFIEESYQYFTPRPQPELETQAKIIQNAIRILIEHHQESWSEILSRIPQSEKVAADEFYQEISRYKKLKPQEVYQASQTTIKVILNHDEYGFVDGKIDNDRINRKIQLNEAIDYFHNNPEKTYFIIAQLPELVPADAKPMFAASKGFQNIIAAGPNMKLENFSMAFMRRFRLTRADITDDIARDGIRKKDEIERDLNTQINILQQEKFALEEQLEKTRKQARQEAVIYIANALQNGRQPALNQIQQMISLLESQVEATGEPELDSDQALTVFIILRNLMKIFQELGIESYPKSLKAKLQISQNQLSEYAYIEGKPFANEGEIKQVECTQAGWKVGEIVITPAKVRELNSDQ, encoded by the coding sequence ATGATGAATCATTCAACACCCAAACCCATAATCAAACGTCAGGAAGAGACTGTATTTGAACGTCCCAAGAAAAAAGGAGATAAAAGCAATTTTCGCTCTTTAAAGGAAGCATTTGATTTAGAAACTTTAGAAAAGAATCTTTGGGGACAATTTTTATTATTTATAGAAGAATCCTATCAATATTTTACTCCTCGTCCGCAGCCAGAACTAGAAACACAAGCGAAAATCATCCAAAACGCTATCCGCATCTTGATCGAACATCATCAAGAGTCTTGGAGTGAAATATTAAGCAGGATTCCTCAATCAGAAAAAGTAGCAGCAGATGAATTTTATCAGGAGATTTCCAGATATAAAAAACTCAAACCCCAGGAAGTTTATCAAGCATCACAAACAACTATTAAAGTCATACTTAATCACGATGAATATGGTTTTGTAGATGGAAAGATAGATAATGATAGAATCAATAGAAAAATTCAACTGAATGAAGCTATAGATTACTTTCATAACAATCCAGAAAAAACCTATTTTATCATTGCCCAACTGCCAGAATTAGTACCAGCAGATGCTAAACCGATGTTTGCAGCATCAAAAGGTTTTCAAAACATAATTGCCGCAGGTCCAAACATGAAACTTGAAAACTTTAGCATGGCTTTTATGAGACGTTTTCGATTAACCCGTGCTGACATAACAGATGACATTGCTCGTGATGGTATTAGGAAGAAAGATGAAATTGAGAGAGACTTGAACACTCAAATTAATATTTTACAACAAGAAAAATTTGCACTGGAGGAGCAGTTAGAAAAAACTCGTAAGCAAGCACGTCAAGAAGCTGTAATTTACATAGCTAATGCTCTCCAAAATGGTAGACAACCTGCTTTAAATCAAATACAGCAGATGATTAGTTTATTAGAATCACAAGTTGAAGCAACTGGAGAACCGGAACTTGATTCTGATCAAGCTTTGACTGTCTTTATTATTCTCCGTAACCTGATGAAAATATTTCAGGAATTGGGAATTGAAAGTTATCCTAAATCATTAAAAGCTAAATTACAAATTTCTCAAAATCAGCTTTCAGAATATGCCTATATCGAAGGAAAGCCTTTTGCTAATGAGGGGGAAATTAAACAAGTAGAGTGTACTCAAGCAGGATGGAAAGTAGGAGAAATAGTCATCACACCAGCAAAAGTGAGAGAGCTAAATAGCGATCAATAA
- a CDS encoding Hsp70 family protein, producing MSNVAILLDLDNIRPELQEIEDICRQYGNIKERRAFSNTPALRAVYGGRLRALEYRFELTPGVDIVRQEVDNLIFRTAEELINNSRLNIKIIAVVSNDNDYANLFTSLKKKGIKTVAIGNSHIGNRLRETADYIEFLTNVLKPTYLGIDLGTTNTVIAQAKQALIQKLAVNAVGVSVRGESGALHRTELIPSSVRFSKLDNSEIGKHVRSQYYAFRDQTILAWKHDIGTLKDGKPFEYELTIGKIKPEQAASEILKFCREKLLEFQVDLGGGVVITHPASYEPDAIKATREAAKLAGWKEDDIVLLPEPKAALYDFLHRFLHGDIFADLDTSRPLNILVYDLGGGTLDTSLHKVEWNSQISQFLIDDISIGSRTRVGGDQVDERIVDYLFAKNSKIQRLSAPDQKKLWHELRIYAEKFKQVWGAEYLSHPDKQEFSLPFDYIALDGNFSIFCKINYRQMQEALKDLLCLDIKPELIEKLDPKTAFDESPFTDRRDTFVVPVLDVLLKAKDRLGTVPKVDAILLNGGMTYFPLIRERLERLLPGTLILSQGNPDLAVARGAALYASGTIKGDNINPTSIRLEVKDPTTQKSQLELLIPHGQKYPYHANLSGFRLPEETGLIEFKVWVGEGSKPNQNTTLQRRRYVNTDEIRAANIQPGDYLNLEVEYTFDEQLLLTLVHRDRPDCRFKLVVVDEIETIDTKEDTSTGGNDKPVIDIDVFIPKILRARIGIEIDPSIQVQFTRWGTVAFTLSRNPGGNVYDQINDLEKQTLKAANRLSIVQSLLQWLEIGNNNTDLQKTRQTLAVRALSNIIQALPSDAADFQTRELEQRYHSWILRKFESGLSQLLSNDELYSAIAHTPGKLLWSDFGELIYQQFSEISNQPRAIYLLNSFGICAEPSSKNIIRLRSIIQANQHLALRQKAFWALARIISLGQPQEWRATINDVENVAYFVLDQLKNRITEPQVAIDALVCLSQCLLWHLKGHLLHERIVNDISSLGKIYLPCESKMKDFPQIGKNFDKYLVLIEKMPNIETVTGKEGEEIKRFLELVNKT from the coding sequence ATGTCTAATGTAGCTATTTTACTGGATCTCGATAATATTAGACCTGAATTGCAAGAAATAGAAGATATTTGTAGACAGTATGGCAATATCAAGGAACGGCGGGCATTTTCCAATACCCCAGCATTGCGAGCCGTCTATGGTGGTAGATTACGTGCGTTAGAATACCGCTTTGAATTAACTCCAGGAGTTGATATTGTTCGTCAAGAAGTTGATAATTTAATTTTCCGTACTGCGGAAGAATTAATTAATAATTCTCGTTTAAATATTAAAATCATTGCTGTAGTTAGCAATGATAATGACTATGCAAATTTATTTACATCTTTGAAAAAGAAAGGAATTAAAACTGTAGCTATTGGTAATTCCCACATCGGGAATAGACTGCGAGAAACCGCAGACTATATTGAATTTCTTACTAATGTCCTAAAACCTACCTATTTGGGTATTGATTTAGGAACTACTAATACAGTGATAGCACAGGCAAAGCAAGCACTAATACAAAAATTAGCAGTCAACGCTGTTGGTGTTTCTGTCAGAGGTGAAAGTGGTGCATTACACCGCACAGAATTGATTCCTTCTTCTGTGCGGTTTTCTAAATTAGATAATTCAGAAATTGGTAAGCACGTCCGTAGTCAATACTATGCTTTTAGAGATCAAACTATTCTAGCTTGGAAACATGATATTGGTACTCTCAAAGATGGTAAACCTTTTGAATATGAATTGACCATTGGTAAAATTAAACCAGAACAAGCAGCCAGCGAAATTTTAAAATTTTGTCGTGAGAAGTTGCTGGAATTTCAAGTTGATCTGGGGGGTGGTGTAGTAATTACGCATCCTGCATCTTATGAACCTGATGCAATCAAAGCAACAAGAGAAGCAGCTAAATTAGCTGGTTGGAAAGAAGATGATATTGTCTTATTACCAGAACCAAAAGCTGCTTTATATGATTTTCTGCATAGATTTCTACATGGAGATATTTTTGCTGATTTAGATACCAGTCGCCCTTTAAATATTCTTGTCTATGACTTAGGAGGAGGAACATTAGATACTTCCTTACATAAAGTGGAATGGAATAGTCAGATTTCTCAGTTTTTAATTGATGATATTTCTATTGGATCTCGGACTAGAGTGGGTGGTGATCAGGTTGATGAAAGAATTGTGGATTATTTATTTGCTAAAAATAGCAAAATTCAGAGATTATCTGCACCTGATCAGAAAAAACTCTGGCATGAATTAAGAATTTATGCTGAGAAATTTAAGCAAGTTTGGGGTGCAGAATATCTTTCTCATCCAGATAAACAAGAGTTTAGCTTGCCATTTGATTATATTGCTTTAGATGGTAATTTTTCCATATTCTGTAAGATTAATTATCGGCAGATGCAAGAGGCATTGAAAGACCTTTTGTGTTTAGATATTAAACCTGAGCTAATTGAAAAATTAGATCCAAAAACAGCTTTTGATGAATCTCCATTTACAGATCGGCGTGATACTTTTGTTGTTCCTGTTTTGGATGTGCTATTAAAAGCAAAAGATCGGTTAGGAACTGTACCAAAAGTAGATGCTATTTTGCTAAATGGGGGGATGACTTATTTTCCCTTAATTCGGGAACGTTTAGAAAGACTTTTACCAGGAACTCTGATTTTATCACAAGGAAATCCAGATTTAGCTGTTGCTCGTGGTGCGGCACTTTACGCTTCTGGGACAATCAAAGGTGACAATATTAATCCTACAAGTATTCGGCTGGAAGTGAAAGATCCCACTACTCAAAAATCCCAACTAGAATTATTAATTCCTCACGGTCAAAAATATCCTTATCATGCAAATTTAAGTGGATTTCGTTTACCAGAGGAAACAGGTTTGATTGAATTTAAAGTTTGGGTGGGTGAAGGTTCAAAACCAAACCAAAATACAACTTTACAACGCAGACGCTACGTTAATACCGATGAAATTAGGGCTGCTAATATTCAACCAGGAGACTATTTAAATCTGGAAGTTGAATATACATTTGATGAGCAATTGTTACTAACATTGGTGCATCGTGATCGTCCAGATTGTCGGTTTAAATTAGTAGTTGTGGATGAAATAGAAACGATAGACACAAAAGAAGATACTTCCACAGGGGGAAATGATAAACCTGTTATAGATATAGATGTATTCATCCCCAAGATTCTCCGCGCACGTATTGGTATTGAGATAGATCCTAGTATTCAGGTACAATTTACTAGATGGGGTACAGTTGCATTCACACTGTCTAGAAATCCAGGTGGGAATGTTTATGATCAAATAAATGACCTAGAAAAGCAAACTCTTAAAGCTGCAAATCGGCTATCAATTGTTCAAAGTTTGTTGCAATGGTTGGAAATAGGAAATAATAATACTGACTTACAAAAAACAAGGCAAACATTGGCAGTAAGGGCTTTATCCAATATTATTCAAGCTCTACCTTCTGATGCTGCTGACTTTCAAACTAGAGAATTAGAGCAAAGATATCATAGTTGGATTTTGCGAAAATTTGAGTCTGGGTTATCTCAATTGCTATCTAATGATGAACTCTATTCAGCGATCGCCCATACTCCTGGTAAACTTTTGTGGTCAGATTTTGGCGAGTTAATTTATCAACAATTCTCAGAAATATCAAACCAACCCCGCGCTATTTATTTACTTAACTCTTTTGGCATTTGTGCTGAACCTTCTAGCAAAAATATCATTAGATTACGGTCTATTATTCAAGCTAATCAACATTTAGCTTTGCGTCAAAAGGCTTTTTGGGCTTTAGCAAGAATTATCAGTCTTGGTCAACCACAAGAATGGCGAGCGACAATAAATGATGTGGAAAATGTAGCATATTTTGTTTTAGATCAGCTAAAAAATCGCATCACTGAACCACAAGTCGCTATTGATGCTTTAGTTTGTTTGAGTCAATGTTTGTTGTGGCATCTTAAAGGACATTTATTACATGAGAGAATTGTCAATGATATTTCATCACTAGGAAAAATTTATCTACCTTGTGAAAGTAAGATGAAAGATTTTCCCCAAATTGGAAAGAACTTTGATAAATATTTGGTTCTGATAGAGAAAATGCCGAATATCGAAACAGTTACGGGGAAAGAGGGAGAGGAAATAAAACGTTTTCTAGAATTGGTAAATAAAACATAA
- a CDS encoding AAA family ATPase, with protein MLKSVKIENFRCFKSFELQQLGRINLLVGENNSGKTSILEAIQIFCSRCDLEILRERMNNRSEYFYDDELRREGEIGRDGELDIRHLFYGHEIEPGSQLSIIDHNQNQLTLSIELSPSDEKIPDELQELQFRVSWTPELADETFILPLSSNGGLPVFHIRKFRTNAKNPRPKTLFITSSSLKTDQMIELFNQVVLTPDEKIIEQALNKIDSNIQRIAAVNPQRLRYSPYSRSGFVVLLSDKKQRVPIGSMGDGIWRILGLALAIVSAKDGYLFVDEIDTGLHFTAMSDMWKMIWDTAKKLNVQVFATTHNSDCWKSLADIAEQENVTDDGIRIHRIEKGKSKSIVFNESQMVIAAERELEVR; from the coding sequence ATGCTAAAAAGTGTAAAAATAGAGAACTTTCGCTGCTTCAAATCTTTTGAACTTCAGCAATTAGGTAGAATTAACTTACTGGTTGGTGAAAATAATAGCGGTAAAACTTCTATATTAGAAGCTATTCAAATTTTTTGCTCACGTTGTGATTTAGAAATACTGCGTGAAAGAATGAATAACCGCAGTGAATATTTTTATGATGATGAACTGAGGAGAGAAGGTGAAATTGGAAGAGATGGAGAACTTGATATTCGTCACTTGTTTTATGGTCACGAAATTGAACCAGGAAGTCAATTATCTATTATAGATCATAACCAAAATCAACTGACTTTATCCATAGAATTATCTCCTAGTGATGAAAAAATACCAGATGAACTACAAGAACTTCAATTTAGAGTTTCTTGGACTCCTGAATTAGCAGATGAAACTTTCATATTACCTTTATCATCTAATGGTGGACTTCCTGTATTTCATATACGTAAATTTCGTACAAATGCTAAAAACCCACGACCAAAAACATTATTTATTACATCATCATCTTTAAAAACAGATCAAATGATAGAGTTATTTAATCAAGTGGTACTAACACCTGATGAAAAAATTATTGAACAAGCACTGAATAAAATAGATTCAAACATTCAACGTATTGCTGCGGTTAATCCTCAAAGATTAAGATATTCGCCATATTCACGCAGTGGTTTTGTTGTACTTCTTAGTGATAAAAAACAGCGTGTACCTATTGGCAGTATGGGAGATGGAATTTGGCGAATTTTAGGACTCGCATTAGCTATAGTATCAGCTAAAGATGGTTATTTATTTGTAGATGAAATTGACACTGGACTCCATTTTACTGCAATGTCCGATATGTGGAAAATGATTTGGGATACAGCGAAAAAATTAAATGTCCAAGTTTTTGCAACTACACATAATAGTGATTGTTGGAAAAGTTTAGCTGATATTGCAGAACAAGAAAATGTCACTGATGATGGTATTAGGATTCATAGAATTGAGAAAGGTAAATCAAAAAGTATAGTTTTCAATGAATCTCAAATGGTCATTGCTGCGGAAAGAGAACTGGAGGTACGTTAG
- a CDS encoding NAD(P)/FAD-dependent oxidoreductase, whose translation MVVSLEKNKQHEVVIIGGGFGGLYAAKSLANRNVKVTLIDKRNFHLFQPLLYQVATGTLSPADISSPLRAVLRKSKNTKVLLGEVNNIDPKTQKVFVGDKIVPYDTLIVATGANHSYFGKDNWKDLAPGLKTVEDAIEMRRRIFSAFEAAENETDPEKRRALLTFVIVGGGPTGVELAGAIAELAYKTLQEDFRNIDTSEAKILLLQGGDRILPHISPELSQSATESLQKLGVMVQTQTRVTNIENEVVTFKQGDKVQQVSAKTVLWAAGVEASGMAKVLADRTGVECDRSGRVVVEPDLTVKGYKNIFVIGDLANFSHQTGKPLPGVAPVAKQQGEYVAGLILLRLHGHTLPPFHYTDVGSLAMIGQNLAVVDLGFLKLTGFIAWVFWLVIHIYFLIEFDTKMVVVIQWAWNYITRNRRSRLITGKEAFLGPQPINNSHPYQATETVKQPVKV comes from the coding sequence ATGGTTGTTTCACTTGAAAAGAATAAACAACATGAGGTTGTCATCATTGGTGGTGGTTTTGGTGGACTGTATGCGGCAAAATCTCTTGCTAATAGAAATGTAAAGGTTACTCTCATTGATAAACGGAACTTTCACTTATTTCAGCCTCTTTTATATCAAGTTGCCACTGGTACATTATCTCCTGCTGATATTTCTTCTCCTTTGCGTGCTGTTCTCAGAAAAAGTAAAAATACAAAAGTTTTGCTGGGAGAAGTAAATAATATTGATCCGAAGACACAAAAGGTATTTGTGGGTGATAAAATCGTACCTTATGATACTTTAATTGTGGCTACAGGTGCTAACCATTCTTATTTTGGGAAAGATAACTGGAAAGACTTAGCTCCTGGTTTGAAAACTGTAGAAGATGCGATAGAAATGCGTCGGCGGATTTTTTCTGCATTTGAAGCAGCAGAAAATGAAACTGATCCTGAAAAACGCCGTGCTTTGTTGACTTTTGTGATTGTGGGTGGTGGTCCTACTGGGGTAGAATTAGCGGGTGCGATCGCTGAGTTGGCATATAAAACCCTGCAAGAAGATTTCCGCAATATCGACACTTCAGAAGCGAAAATTTTATTATTGCAAGGTGGCGATCGCATTCTTCCTCATATTTCACCAGAATTATCGCAATCAGCAACAGAATCTTTACAAAAATTGGGTGTGATGGTTCAAACCCAAACCAGGGTAACAAATATTGAAAATGAAGTTGTTACTTTCAAACAAGGTGATAAAGTACAACAAGTTAGCGCCAAAACTGTATTATGGGCAGCAGGTGTGGAAGCATCTGGAATGGCAAAAGTTTTAGCGGATCGTACAGGTGTAGAATGCGATCGCTCTGGTAGAGTAGTTGTAGAACCAGACTTAACTGTTAAAGGTTACAAAAACATTTTTGTGATTGGAGATTTAGCTAATTTCTCCCATCAAACTGGTAAACCTTTACCCGGTGTTGCACCTGTAGCTAAACAACAAGGAGAATATGTTGCTGGGTTGATTTTACTACGGCTTCATGGTCATACTTTGCCACCATTTCATTACACCGATGTTGGTAGTTTAGCAATGATTGGGCAAAATTTAGCGGTAGTAGATTTAGGTTTTCTGAAACTTACAGGTTTTATTGCTTGGGTATTTTGGCTAGTAATTCACATCTATTTCTTAATTGAGTTTGATACTAAGATGGTAGTGGTAATTCAGTGGGCATGGAATTATATTACTCGTAATCGTCGTTCTCGATTGATTACAGGTAAGGAAGCTTTCTTAGGACCACAACCTATTAACAATTCTCATCCTTATCAGGCGACAGAAACCGTCAAACAGCCAGTTAAGGTTTAG
- a CDS encoding DUF3226 domain-containing protein yields the protein MAKNDKPKKLLVEGQDDLRVIPELIEKNGIFWGNNKEEAIISIQECGGYENITYDLIYTELQTRGRTHLGLMVDADDDAFLRWQSIRNACLPNIPHLPEAIPENGLIINTPDNQKFGVWIMPNNIIEGMLETFLGYMIPEQGEHLWEYAQEVVREAKNKGATFKESYIDKAEIYTWLAWQNEPGRQIHQAIKYNILNPNNPKVQGFINWFKELYDL from the coding sequence ATGGCAAAAAATGATAAACCCAAAAAATTATTAGTTGAAGGTCAAGATGATTTACGAGTGATACCAGAATTAATTGAAAAGAATGGGATTTTTTGGGGTAATAATAAAGAAGAAGCAATTATATCAATTCAAGAATGTGGAGGTTATGAAAATATTACTTATGATCTCATATATACAGAATTGCAAACTAGAGGACGCACACATTTAGGTTTAATGGTAGATGCTGATGATGATGCGTTTTTACGTTGGCAAAGTATCAGAAATGCTTGTTTACCAAATATTCCTCATCTTCCTGAAGCTATACCAGAAAATGGGTTAATTATTAATACACCAGATAATCAAAAATTTGGTGTTTGGATTATGCCAAATAATATCATAGAAGGAATGTTAGAAACATTTTTAGGTTATATGATTCCTGAACAGGGAGAACATCTTTGGGAATATGCACAGGAAGTAGTCAGAGAAGCAAAAAATAAAGGTGCAACATTTAAAGAATCTTATATTGATAAAGCAGAAATTTACACTTGGTTAGCATGGCAAAATGAACCAGGTAGACAAATACATCAAGCTATCAAATATAATATTTTAAATCCCAACAATCCTAAAGTGCAGGGGTTTATTAATTGGTTTAAAGAGTTATATGATTTGTGA